In Fusarium pseudograminearum CS3096 chromosome 1, whole genome shotgun sequence, one genomic interval encodes:
- the PKS11 gene encoding PKS11: MINDTGPEAIHQNGYATTNGSHTNGAHSFETVPDATINGNSTNTLPAEPIAICGMSVRLPGGLHSPQELWEFLVTKGDARGPVPESRYNASSYWSEKMKPGTVKTHYGYFLDESIDIASVDTSFFTMRKDEVGKADPQQRQMLEVARECLEDAGEFDWKGRPIGCFMGSFGEDWVEMFAKEAQQYGLYRVMGYGDFMLSNRVSYELDLMGPSQVVRTGCSASLVALHEACLALSRGDCEGAIVGGANLIMAPGMTVAMTEQGVLSPDGSCKTFSADANGYARGEAISAIFVKRLSDAIRDGNPIRAVIRSTASNSDGRGTAGGIQVPNDIAQETLIRRAYKMAGINDYSQTAFVECHGTGTAIGDPIETKAVGRVFGPSGGVLIGSVKPNLGHSEGASGLTSLIKAVMALENRTIPPNIKVNQPNPDIPWASCGLSVPTEPTSWPASKHERISVNSFGIGGTNAHVILDSARSFNIAHPVERSAISPQLLVFSANGADSLRQMITNYENYAEKNPEKIDDLAFTLGHKREHLPHRAFAVASPLGPLTVSPVFKVGNKPNIVMVFTGQGAQWPQMGRELMQSSQFPTFSKTIAALDAHLQSLEDGPDWTIEEELQKSLKTSRLGSAELSQPLCTAMQVAMVDTLASIGVRPEAVVGHSSGEVAGAYAAGAITATEAITIAYYRGLVTKRQTKPGSMAAIGMGAESIEQYLKSGVVIACENSPSSVTIAGDTEAVESTIGAIKASKPDVMARLLQVDMAYHSHHMKEIGDDYFALMQDKISPKKPTKLFYSSVTGNTLTEGHQFGPRYWQTNMESRVRFSPAVSEIINQGTIKNVMFLEVGPHSALAGPLRQIQAQRSTSFPYVTVLTRHKNDVECFLACAGSLFNLNARVDLTKVIAKGAVLPDLPRYSWNHSERHWYESRLTNEWRHREYKYHDLLGIRVPESTDSNILFRNLFHLDNAPWIRDHMVGDDIIFPFAGYAGMIGEAIRQVTRVDEGFKMRAVRVSTALVLNEGKPVEIMSTLRRKRLTDSLDSEWWEFTIASYNGTSWTKHCSGEATSQREELATAGTHDPFLRKVDIGRCYESLARSGLNFGPEFQRLSEIRSDTVDQKAQSKVLGKSGEEVDYHLHPTVIDASLQLLSVAVSRGFADRFDKTMVPTHIDEMCVYRPTITDSFDIRANASYTSTGSVTGGGQIADSKGQLVLTISDIKLTTVGDQNGGKPVEPTARYEWAPHIDFLDPKTLIKPAIDRSDHMPDLTRLSNLCMVHTKRSIYELDSTIEHMHKYKAWVDRQIKIDDIGSLESLSNDELESQIDVMMESLKTTSAKDGAIAIEKVFANVSDIFTGSKEPLDILLSDGTLNKLYTFMDQCDESELFRNLAHSKPNLRVLEIGAGTGGSTSQLLKYLAPVGKVLFSNYTYTDISSGFFENAKKRFNEFPNMEFATLDISRDPSEQGFDGREYDLILATNVIHATKSLNESLKNVRKLLSSDGRFLLHELTPTSKWINYIFGTLPGWWYGETDGRPHEPYISVERWGVELQAAGFEAPDAAILDTAEPNHLNAMILSRPAIKRDLKKVVGLLTMSEIETKGEATLRESLEKRGHSVSRRTILDQSNPTGHSIIALLDEDEPFFENIDNERFDAFKLLTSNLKDISLLWITHVSQMESSDPRFGQIMGISRALRSEMLLDFGTCEVDDVAAASEKIVDVFERFQARKEDETLKPDYEYAIVNNTVHVGRIYPFSAQDNLLVSSQDDPVALRTSKPGRLDALHWASYKSLTLTGDNVEIKVQAAGLNFKDVLCAMGIVDGENGFGLEGAGVVNRIGPNVQGLQVGDRVFFIAHDSFATHVTMSENLCEKIPDDLSYEDAATMPCVFATSYHSIFNMGNLKKEQSILIHSACGGVGIATIQLAQMVGAKIYATVSSEEKIKYLEDNFDLERSCIFNSRDDSFVEQLMHKTGGEGVDLALNSLSGELLHATWKCIAEFGRMVEIGKRDLIGSGKLDMLPFLDNRTYSCVDLDQLCYKRGRVAKELLQDVIRLYKNGHIQPIRPIQVYHQENILDSFRFMQQGVHLGKIVVSMDTTVGTKLEVESRKQLVTMDPSASYLLVGGLGGLGRSISRWMIQRGARHLIYLSRTAGTNEKHLDVQQELESLGCKVDFVQGSINKLDDVNDAVARADGRLKGVLQMSMVLADQSFSRMTMDEWNMAVDPKITGTWNLHNATMSVNADLDFFILFSSLSGVIGQPGQVNYAGANTFLDAFSKYRKGLGLPACSIDIGAVEEVGYLAENQSIMQKLKVTGFNGTVSEHEFLDALGAAMAKTSDDFCLGFRPDVSLSDPSNRSLWKKDIRMAVFHNNGGTTEASTGATNDELKSFISKAKQDPSILKQAESAHLLAREIGKKVYGLLLKPVEDLQTASSLSELGMDSLVAIEVRQWWKTVFQFDISVLEMMAMGSLDMLGAHAAKGLQHVFGST, encoded by the exons ATGATCAACGACACTGGCCCAGAGGCGATTCATCAAAATGGCTATGCTACTACCAATGGGTCACACACAAATGGCGCTCATTCTTTTGAGACTGTACCGGATGCGACAATTAACGGCAACTCCACCAACACACTTCCTGCTGAGCCAATTGCGATTTGTGGAATGTCAGTTCGACTCCCAGGCGGACTACACTCACCACAAGAACTCTGGGAATTTCTGGTAACTAAGGGTGATGCACGCGGCCCGGTACCAGAGTCAAGGTACAATGCCTCCTCCTACTGGTCCGAAAAAATGAAGCCCGGGACAGTTAAAACACATTATGGCTACTTTCTCGACGAAAGTATCGACATCGCCAGTGTTGACACGTCTTTCTTCACTATGCGGAAAGATGAAGTCGGAAAAGCTGATCCACAACAACGCCAGATGCTAGAGGTTGCCAGAGAGTGCCTCGAAGATGCGGGCGAGTTTGACTGGAAAGGTAGACCAATTGGCTGCTTCATGGGTAGCTTTGGCGAGGACTGGGTTGAGATGTTTGCCAAAGAGGCTCAGCAGTATGGTCTATACCGAGTTATGGGCTACGGTGATTTCATGCTGTCGAATCGCGTCTCATATGAGCTAGATCTCATGGGTCCAAG TCAGGTGGTTCGTACTGGATGCTCGGCATCACTCGTCGCTCTCCATGAAGCATGCCTTGCATTGTCTCGTGGTGACTGCGAAGGCGCTATTGTTGGCGGTGCTAATCTGATAATGGCGCCTGGTATGACAGTGGCAATGACTGAACAGGGCGTGTTGTCGCCCGATGGCTCATGCAAAACATTCTCAGCTGACGCTAATGGCTATGCACGAGGAGAGGCAATTTCTGCAATTTTCGTTAAGCGTCTAAGTGATGCTATCCGGGATGGAAACCCCATCCGAGCAGTCATTCGTTCCACAGCCTCCAACAGCGACGGAAGAGGTACAGCCGGAGGCATACAAGTACCCAACGATATTGCCCAAGAGACCTTGATCAGAAGAGCCTACAAAATGGCCGGCATCAACGATTACTCTCAGACAGCATTCGTCGAGTGCCACGGCACCGGGACAGCAATTGGAGACCCgatcgagaccaaggccgTAGGACGGGTATTTGGTCCCTCCGGGGGTGTACTGATCGGGTCTGTAAAGCCGAATCTCGGTCACTCTGAAGGCGCTTCAGGACTTACATCACTGATCAAAGCCGTTATGGCCTTGGAGAATCGCACAATCCCacccaacatcaaagtcaaccaacccaacccagATATTCCCTGGGCCTCATGTGGGCTATCCGTTCCCACAGAGCCTACATCATGGCCCGCGTCGAAACATGAGCGCATCAGTGTCAACTCCTTTGGTATCGGTGGTACTAATGCTCATGTTATTCTTGATTCCGCCCGCAGCTTCAATATCGCTCATCCGGTAGAGCGCAGTGCGATATCGCCACAATTACTGGTATTCTCCGCAAACGGGGCGGATTCACTTCGACAGATGATCACCAACTACGAAAACTATGCAGAGAAGAACCCAGAAAAGATTGATGACCTTGCCTTCACACTCGGTCACAAGCGCGAACACTTGCCGCACAGAGCATTTGCTGTCGCCAGCCCTCTTGGCCCTCTCACCGTTTCGCCTGTTTTCAAAGTAGGCAACAAGCCCAACATCGTTATGGTCTTCACCGGTCAAGGTGCCCAATGGCCACAGATGGGACGAGAATTGATGCAAAGCTCTCAATTCCCCACATTCAGCAAGACCATCGCTGCATTGGACgcccatcttcaatctttgGAAGACGGGCCGGATTGGACTATCGAGGAGGAGCTTCAGAAGTCCCTCAAGACTAGTAGACTTGGCTCAGCTGAATTGTCACAGCCACTGTGTACAGCTATGCAAGTTGCCATGGTTGATACACTCGCTTCTATTGGGGTCAGACCGGAAGCTGTAGTGGGCCATTCCAGTGGTGAAGTTGCTGGTGCATATGCAGCTGGTGCCATCACGGCGACGGAAGCCATTACAATCGCCTACTACCGTGGCCTTGTCACAAAACGCCAGACCAAGCCTGGCTCAATGGCTGCCATTGGAATGGGTGCCGAGAGTATCGAGCAGTATCTGAAGTCAGGTGTTGTTATCGCTTGTGAGAACTCTCCAAGCAGCGTCACTATCGCCGGTGATACTGAGGCGGTAGAGTCGACTATTGGGGCGATCAAGGCTTCGAAGCCTGATGTGATGGCACGACTGCTGCAAGTTGACATGGCATATCACTCTCATCACATGAAGGAGATTGGCGACGATTACTTTGCCCTCATGCAAGACAAGATCTCACCAAAGAAGCCCACCAAGCTGTTCTATAGCAGCGTGACCGGAAACACTCTTACAGAAGGTCACCAATTCGGCCCACGCTACTGGCAGACCAACATGGAGTCCAGAGTCCGCTTCAGTCCAGCCGTTTCagaaatcatcaatcaagGAACCATCAAGAATGTGATGTTCCTCGAGGTTGGCCCTCATTCGGCACTTGCTGGGCCTTTGCGACAGATTCAGGCACAGCGTTCTACTTCATTTCCCTACGTCACAGTCCTTACTCGACACAAGAACGATGTTGAATGCTTCCTTGCATGCGCAGGCAGTCTCTTTAACCTCAATGCTCGTGTTGATCTGACCAAGGTCATCGCCAAAGGCGCAGTGTTGCCAGATCTACCGAGATATTCTTGGAACCATTCCGAAAGACATTGGTACGAATCGAGATTGACAAATGAATGGCGGCATCGCGAGTACAAGTACCATGACTTGCTTGGCATCCGTGTGCCGGAGAGTACCGACTCCAACATCCTTTTCCGGAACCTGTTTCATCTTGACAACGCTCCTTGGATCCGCGACCAtatggttggtgatgatatcATTTTCCCGTTCGCTGGCTATGCTGGTATGATCGGTGAAGCCATACGACAAGTGACCCGCGTCGACGAAGGCTTCAAGATGCGAGCTGTCAGGGTCAGCACAGCTTTGGTCCTGAACGAGGGTAAACCTGTCGAAATTATGTCTACACTCCGTCGCAAGCGCCTGACCGACTCCCTTGACAGTGAATGGTGGGAGTTTACTATCGCATCATACAACGGTACTTCATGGACGAAGCATTGCTCTGGCGAAGCCACATCACAAAGGGAGGAACTTGCAACTGCAGGAACCCATGACCCTTTCTTGCGCAAAGTAGACATTGGTCGTTGTTACGAGTCTTTGGCAAGGTCTGGATTGAACTTTGGGCCAGAGTTCCAACGCCTTAGTGAGATCCGCTCTGATACAGTGGACCAAAAGGCCCAGTCAAAGGTCTTGGGTAAATCAGGCGAAGAGGTCGActatcatctccatcccacCGTCATTGACGCATCACTGCAACTACTCAGCGTCGCTGTTTCGAGAGGATTTGCCGACCGATTTGACAAAACCATGGTTCCAACACACATTGATGAGATGTGTGTTTATCGTCCAACTATCACCGATTCTTTCGACATTAGAGCAAATGCATCTTATACCTCCACAGGATCAGTCACCGGCGGAGGTCAGATTGCTGATTCCAAAGGTCAATTGGTTCTAACAATCTCCGACATCAAGCTTACTACCGTTGGAGATCAAAATGGAGGCAAGCCTGTTGAGCCAACTGCCCGATATGAATGGGCTCCCCATATTGACTTCTTAGACCCAAAGACTCTGATCAAGCCCGCGATTGATCGAAGTGATCATATGCCTGACCTTACACGGCTATCTAACTTGTGTATGGTACACACCAAGCGCAGCATTTACGAGCTGGATTCGACCATTGAGCACATGCACAAGTACAAGGCATGGGTCGATCGCCAGATCAAGATCGATGACATCGGGAGTCTTGAGTCTTTAAGTAACGATGAGCTCGAATCACAAATTGATGTAATGATGGAAAGCTTAAAGACAACCTCGGCAAAGGACGGTGCGATTGCTATCGAGAAAGTGTTcgccaatgtttctgatatctTCACTGGCAGCAAGGAGCCTCTAGATATACTCTTGTCTGACGGCACGCTGAACAAACTCTATACATTCATGGATCAATGCGACGAGTCGGAATTGTTCAGGAATCTGGCTCATAGCAAGCCTAATCTACGTGTGCTTGAGATTGGTGCTGGAACTGGCGGGTCAACGTCTCAACTGTTGAAGTACCTCGCACCGGTTGGCAAAGTGTTGTTTTCTAACTACACCTATACCGACATCTCATCTGGATTCTTTGAAAATGCTAAGAAGCGCTTCAATGAGTTTCCGAACATGGAGTTTGCGACACTGGATATTAGTCGGGATCCATCGGAACAGGGATTCGATGGACGTGAGTACGACCTCATCTTGGCCACCAATGTTATCCACGCCACCAAGTCACTCAACGAAAGTTTGAAGAATGTTCGAAAGCTTTTGAGCAGTGATGGAAGATTCTTGCTCCATGAGCTTACTCCAACTTCGAAGTGGATCAACTACATCTTCGGGACACTACCAGGATGGTGGTACGGTGAAACAGACGGTCGGCCTCATGAACCGTATATCAGCGTTGAACGTTGGGGAGTGGAGTTGCAGGCTGCTGGTTTTGAGGCGCCAGATGCTGCTATACTCGATACGGCAGAGCCTAATCACTTGAACGCCATGATTCTCTCTAGACCAGCCATCAAAcgggacttgaagaaggttgTCGGGCTTTTGACCATGTCAGAGATTGAGACCAAGGGTGAAGCGACACTCCgcgagagcttggagaaacGAGGCCATTCTGTCAGTCGAAGGACGATATTAGACCAATCGAATCCTACTGGACACAGCATAATTGCGCttctggatgaagatgagcctttctttgagaacatcgacaatGAGAGGTTCGACGCGTTTAAACTACTGACAAGCAACCTGAAAGACATCAGTCTTCTGTGGATCACCCATGTCTCCCAAATGGAGAGCTCAGACCCTCGTTTTGGTCAGATCATGGGTATATCCAGAGCTCTTCGCTCTGAAATGCTTCTGGACTTCGGAACCTGCGAGGTCGACGACgtggcagcagcatcagagaAGATCGTTGATGTCTTCGAGAGGTTTCAAGCACGAAAAGAGGACGAAACTCTCAAACCTGATTACGAATATGCGATCGTGAACAATACTGTTCATGTCGGCCGCATTTATCCATTCTCAGCGCAGGACAATTTGTTGgtgtcaagtcaagatgatccAGTGGCGCTTCGAACAAGCAAACCTGGCAGGCTTGATGCTCTTCACTGGGCCAGTTATAAGTCACTCACACTAACCGGCGACAATGTCGAGATCAAGGTGCAAGCCGCTGGGTTGAACTTCAAA GACGTCTTATGTGCAATGGGTATTGTTGATGGCGAAAATGGCTTCGGCCTTGagggtgctggtgttgtcaaTCGTATCGGGCCAAATGTCCAAGGCTTACAGGTTGGGGATCGCGTCTTTTTCATAGCTCATGACTCCTTCGCTACTCATGTTACCATGTCGGAGAACCTTTGCGAAAAGATTCCTGATGATCTGAGCTATGAAGACGCAGCAACTATGCCTTGTGTCTTTGCAACATCTTATCACTCAATCTTCAACATGGGTAATCTTAAGAAAGAACAG TCCATATTGATCCACAGCGCCTGTGGTGGTGTCGGTATTGCCACGATTCAACTAGCCCAGATGGTCGGCGCGAAGATATATGCTACCGTAAGCAGcgaagagaagatcaagtACCTTGAAGACAATTTCGATCTAGAGCGCTCATGCATTTTTAACTCTCGCGACGACTCATTTGTCGAGCAACTAATGCACAAGACTGGTGGCGAGGGTGTCGACTTGGCGCTCAACTCCCTGTCTGGAGAGCTTCTACACGCTACTTGGAAGTGCATTGCAGAGTTCGGTAGAATGGTTGAGATTGGGAAGAGAGACTTGATCGGGTCtggcaaacttgacatgCTGCCTTTCTTGGACAATCGTACATACTCTTGTGTTGACCTTGATCAGCTTTGCTACAAGAGAGGACGTGTCGCAAAAGA GCTTCTCCAAGATGTCATCAGACTATACAAAAACGGCCACATCCAACCCATTCGTCCTATCCAAGTCTATCACCAAGAAAATATTCTTGATAGCTTCAGGTTCATGCAGCAGGGTGTCCATCTTGGGAAGATCGTCGTCTCAATGGACACAACAGTCGGTACCAAATTAGAGGTTGAATCTCGCAAGCAACTAGTCACGATGGATCCATCAGCTTCATATCTGCTTGTAGGTGGACTTGGCGGCTTGGGCCGATCTatctcaagatggatgaTTCAGCGAGGAGCTCGTCATCTCATTTATCTCTCCCGCACTGCGGGAACTAATGAGAAGCACCTCGATGTACAGCAAGAACTCGAAAGTCTTGGATGCAAGGTTGACTTTGTTCAAGGCAGCATCAACAAACTGGATGACGTTAATGATGCTGTCGCCAGAGCGGATGGTCGCCTGAAGGGAGTTTTACAAATGTCTATGGTTCTCGCGGATCAAAGCTTCTCTCGGATGACCATGGACGAGTGGAACATGGCTGTTGACCCCAAGATCACAGGCACTTGGAACTTGCACAACGCGACCATGTCTGTCAATGCAGACCTTGACTTTTTTATCCTTTTCAGCTCGCTTTCTGGTGTCATTGGACAGCCTGGACAGGTGAACTACGCTGGTGCAAACACCTTCCTCGACGCATTTTCTAAATATCGAAAAGGTTTAGGTTTACCAGCCTGTTCTATCGACATCGGAGCCGTGGAAGAGGTCGGATATTTGGCTGAGAATCAGTCCATCATGCAGAAACTGAAGGTAACTGGTTTCAATGGCACTGTGTCGGAGCACGAGTTTCTCGACGCACTCGGCgcagcaatggcaaagacTTCCGACGACTTTTGTCTCGGATTTCGGCCTGACGTTTCTCTCAGCGATCCCTCCAATCGATCTCTTTGGAAAAAGGACATTAGAATGGCTGTTTTCCATAACAACGGAGGTACTACAGAGGCCTCTACGGGTGCAACCAATGACGAGCTCAAGTCCTTTATCTCCAAGGCTAAGCAAGACCCTTCAATCTTGAAGCAGGCGGAGTCAGCTCACTTGCTCGCCCGGGAAATCGGTAAAAAGGTTTACGGTCTTTTACTTAAACCTGTGGAGGACTTGCAAACagcttcctctctctctGAGTTGGGCATGGATTCGCTTGTGGCGATTGAGGTTAGGCAATGGTGGAAGACTGTTTTCCAATTTGACATTAGCGTTCTtgagatgatggcaatgggTAGTCTTGATATGCTTGGAGCACACGCTGCTAAGGGTTTGCAACATGTATTTGGCAGCACATAG